A portion of the Deinococcus peraridilitoris DSM 19664 genome contains these proteins:
- a CDS encoding ABC transporter permease, with the protein MTVRAAPGRRFSPRGSNLGPMLVVALVVLFLYWPLMLWVNAGQAARALESGADLGCATALSCATQLRNPVLPAPGQLAQAFKALSVPPLAPTSAPYNTLVTAGETLVGLAIASVLGVLLALFLVVSRGFERAVLPWLIASQTVPIIALAPMLAVVLGQYGVQGWLPKALIASYIAFFPVAVGVARGLRSPDPLQLDLMRTYNAPRAGVFWKLQLPASVPFLFTALKVAATSALIGSIVAEISTISFSGLGKMLAENSRASDTLALWTIMFYGAALGIGLVAFIGLLERWVTPWRAGQPK; encoded by the coding sequence GTGACGGTCCGGGCCGCTCCAGGCCGCCGCTTTTCGCCGCGTGGCAGCAACCTGGGGCCAATGCTGGTGGTGGCGCTGGTGGTGCTCTTTCTCTACTGGCCGCTGATGCTGTGGGTGAACGCCGGGCAGGCCGCGCGGGCCCTCGAGAGCGGCGCCGACCTCGGGTGCGCCACCGCGCTCTCGTGCGCGACGCAGCTGCGAAACCCTGTCCTGCCCGCGCCTGGCCAGCTCGCGCAGGCCTTCAAGGCCCTCAGCGTGCCCCCGCTCGCGCCGACCAGCGCGCCTTACAACACCCTCGTCACGGCGGGGGAGACCCTGGTCGGCCTCGCGATTGCCAGCGTGCTGGGCGTGCTGCTCGCGCTCTTTCTGGTGGTGAGCCGCGGCTTCGAGCGGGCCGTGCTGCCCTGGCTGATCGCCTCGCAGACCGTACCGATCATCGCGCTCGCGCCCATGCTGGCCGTGGTGCTGGGGCAGTACGGCGTGCAGGGCTGGCTGCCCAAGGCCCTCATCGCGTCCTATATCGCCTTTTTCCCCGTGGCGGTGGGCGTCGCGCGCGGTCTGCGCAGCCCCGACCCGCTGCAGCTCGATTTGATGCGCACCTACAACGCGCCCCGCGCAGGGGTGTTCTGGAAGCTGCAGTTGCCCGCCAGCGTCCCCTTTCTCTTCACCGCCCTGAAAGTGGCCGCGACGAGCGCCCTGATCGGCAGCATCGTCGCGGAGATCAGCACCATCAGCTTCAGCGGGCTCGGGAAGATGCTGGCCGAGAACTCACGCGCCAGCGACACCCTGGCGCTGTGGACCATCATGTTTTACGGCGCGGCCCTGGGCATCGGGCTGGTCGCGTTCATCGGGCTGCTCGAAAGGTGGGTGACCCCGTGGCGAGCCGGACAGCCGAAGTGA
- a CDS encoding ABC transporter permease, translated as MASRTAEVSLSGGRFSPLARGWGLIALSVLLLGVALLLMLPYSEQAVPPGTRWPGVLLALFGVLAGALGIGAVAARTRGFLPALITLALTLLTVEVLLRAYNVPAGLIPTPSRVWQALVNARVVLLRDTQVTFLQEALVGYLGGSVAAILTALAIVRFRFLERGMLPYAGLFSSIPIVALAPVIVKAFGLEWTSKAIIVGITVFFPVVVNVVRGLQSASPLHLDLMRTYAVSPARTFLLVRVPAALPFLFNALKIASTLAMIGAIVGEFFGTTGAGLGFRIQIEAGRFNLDIVWAAIVVASILGIAFYGLVQWAEQRFTGWHASNR; from the coding sequence GTGGCGAGCCGGACAGCCGAAGTGAGCCTCTCCGGTGGGCGTTTCTCGCCGCTGGCGCGCGGCTGGGGGCTGATCGCCCTTTCCGTGCTGCTGCTCGGCGTGGCCCTGCTGCTGATGCTGCCTTACAGCGAACAGGCCGTGCCGCCCGGCACCCGGTGGCCGGGCGTGCTGCTTGCACTCTTCGGCGTCCTGGCCGGAGCACTCGGCATCGGCGCGGTGGCGGCCCGCACCCGCGGTTTCCTGCCTGCCCTGATCACGCTCGCGCTGACCCTGCTCACCGTCGAGGTGCTGCTGCGCGCCTACAACGTTCCGGCGGGCCTGATTCCCACGCCCAGCCGCGTCTGGCAGGCCCTGGTGAATGCCCGCGTGGTGCTGCTGCGCGACACGCAGGTGACCTTTTTGCAAGAAGCCCTGGTGGGATACCTCGGCGGCAGTGTCGCGGCCATTCTCACCGCGCTCGCCATCGTGCGCTTTCGTTTTCTGGAGCGCGGCATGCTGCCTTACGCGGGGCTCTTTTCCAGCATTCCCATCGTGGCGCTCGCTCCGGTCATCGTGAAAGCTTTCGGACTGGAGTGGACCTCCAAGGCCATCATCGTGGGCATCACGGTGTTCTTTCCGGTCGTCGTGAACGTCGTGCGTGGCCTGCAGAGCGCCAGTCCACTGCACCTCGACCTGATGCGCACCTACGCTGTCTCACCCGCCAGGACCTTCCTGCTGGTGCGCGTTCCCGCCGCGCTGCCCTTTTTGTTCAACGCCCTCAAGATCGCCTCGACCCTGGCGATGATCGGCGCGATCGTCGGGGAGTTCTTCGGCACGACCGGCGCGGGCCTGGGGTTTCGCATTCAGATCGAAGCGGGCCGCTTCAACCTCGACATCGTCTGGGCGGCCATTGTCGTCGCAAGCATTCTGGGCATTGCCTTTTACGGCCTGGTGCAGTGGGCCGAGCAGCGCTTTACCGGTTGGCATGCCAGCAACCGCTGA
- a CDS encoding ABC transporter substrate-binding protein, which produces MKKSLVLFGLLILGTASAQEKLVPVKLQLKWFPQAQFAGFFVAQEKGFFKAEGLDVQLLPIGDQSPIQTVATGAADFGTTWITDLLTARQQGLPMVHIAQVFQKSGYTLVALKSKNIKSVADFKGKKLGVWPSGNEYPAVALLKNNKLTSSLDANAARPDVQAVTYPFDPSLVFPDKVDLVSAMTYNELNQIQGLGYSLDKLQVFRMADLGVNLLEDLMFTSERVLNDKNFKNSGMSGREVAARLVRASLKGWDYAVKNQAEAVNIVLPKCGNTCKGSGNRADAKGHQTWQMTEIAKLYNAGPTLKGQAGYLDPGTYKNNVKLLRDLGILKADPVAAAVDYSVWEAATGKKAQR; this is translated from the coding sequence ATGAAGAAAAGCCTCGTACTGTTCGGTTTGTTGATTCTCGGCACGGCCAGCGCCCAGGAAAAACTGGTGCCCGTAAAGCTGCAGCTCAAGTGGTTCCCGCAGGCGCAGTTCGCCGGGTTCTTCGTGGCGCAGGAAAAGGGCTTTTTCAAGGCCGAAGGGCTCGACGTGCAGCTGCTCCCCATCGGTGACCAGAGCCCCATCCAGACCGTCGCCACAGGCGCGGCCGACTTCGGCACCACCTGGATCACCGACCTGCTCACCGCGCGCCAGCAGGGCCTGCCGATGGTGCACATCGCGCAGGTGTTTCAGAAGAGCGGCTACACCCTGGTGGCCCTCAAGAGCAAGAACATCAAGAGCGTGGCGGACTTCAAGGGCAAGAAATTGGGTGTCTGGCCCAGCGGCAACGAATACCCCGCCGTGGCGCTGCTGAAAAACAACAAGCTCACCTCCAGCCTCGACGCCAATGCCGCGCGGCCCGACGTGCAGGCCGTCACCTACCCCTTTGACCCCAGCCTGGTCTTCCCGGACAAGGTGGATCTGGTGTCGGCCATGACCTACAACGAACTCAATCAGATTCAGGGCCTGGGGTACAGCCTCGACAAACTGCAGGTGTTCCGCATGGCCGACCTGGGTGTGAACCTGCTCGAGGACCTGATGTTCACCAGCGAGCGGGTCCTGAACGACAAGAACTTCAAAAACAGCGGCATGAGCGGCCGTGAAGTGGCCGCCAGACTGGTGCGCGCCAGCCTCAAGGGTTGGGATTACGCCGTGAAGAACCAGGCCGAGGCCGTGAACATCGTGCTGCCCAAGTGCGGCAACACCTGCAAGGGCAGCGGCAATCGCGCCGACGCCAAGGGGCACCAGACCTGGCAGATGACCGAAATCGCCAAGCTGTACAACGCCGGCCCAACCCTCAAGGGGCAGGCCGGATACCTGGACCCTGGCACCTACAAGAACAACGTCAAGCTGCTGCGTGATCTGGGCATCCTGAAGGCCGACCCGGTGGCGGCGGCCGTGGACTACAGCGTCTGGGAAGCCGCGACCGGTAAGAAAGCCCAGCGCTAA
- a CDS encoding Zn-dependent hydrolase, with amino-acid sequence MPVNPQRTLDELKELRALTGDEQGAQRVAFTDTWARARAWYREKLSELPVTVSQDAAGNLWATLKGESERELLIGGHLDSVPNGGWLDGCLNVLAGLAVLRRMAAAGTPPFTVRLVDWADEEGARFGRSLLGSSAVSGTLIPDEVRGLKDKDGVSLPEALAGHGIDLDRMLDAHAELKNAAAYLELHIEQGPVLESLDLPLGAVLGTFGVERHTITFHGQAAHSGSTPMDKRKDAFLAAGRMASEVYRVTDRHGGVSTIGSCKTRPGIVTSVVEECEITLDQRHLDLNTLTAMWHDAQDAAQRFAQEGQVSVKFADLWRIDPMPFHPELIELCDEAIVETVEVSHRLPSGPLHDAAEVARAGVPTVMLFVQSLYGISHNKIEDTREEHILASVEALDRLADKAMAWISGAQHSAVKSQPPQAQAAGDIQELRAEG; translated from the coding sequence ATGCCCGTCAATCCACAACGAACACTCGACGAACTCAAGGAACTGCGCGCCCTCACGGGCGACGAGCAGGGCGCCCAGCGCGTCGCCTTCACCGACACCTGGGCGCGGGCGCGCGCGTGGTACAGGGAGAAACTCTCGGAGTTGCCGGTCACCGTCTCGCAGGACGCCGCCGGGAACCTCTGGGCGACCCTCAAAGGCGAAAGCGAGCGCGAACTCCTGATCGGGGGTCACCTCGACAGTGTCCCGAACGGTGGCTGGCTCGACGGCTGCCTGAACGTGCTGGCCGGACTGGCAGTGCTGCGCCGCATGGCCGCCGCAGGCACACCGCCCTTTACGGTGCGTCTGGTGGACTGGGCCGACGAGGAAGGCGCGCGCTTCGGGCGCAGCCTGCTGGGGTCGAGCGCCGTGAGCGGAACCCTCATTCCGGACGAAGTGCGCGGCCTGAAAGACAAGGACGGTGTGAGCCTCCCGGAAGCGCTCGCCGGGCACGGGATCGACCTCGACCGCATGCTGGACGCCCACGCCGAACTGAAGAACGCCGCGGCTTACCTGGAGCTGCACATCGAGCAGGGCCCGGTGCTCGAAAGCCTGGACCTGCCGCTGGGCGCGGTGCTGGGCACCTTCGGGGTGGAGCGCCATACCATCACCTTTCACGGGCAGGCGGCGCACAGCGGCTCCACCCCGATGGACAAACGCAAGGACGCCTTTCTGGCGGCGGGCAGGATGGCCAGCGAGGTGTACCGCGTCACCGACCGGCACGGCGGGGTTAGCACCATTGGCAGCTGCAAGACCAGGCCCGGCATCGTCACGAGCGTTGTGGAGGAATGCGAAATCACCCTCGACCAGCGGCACCTCGACCTGAACACCCTCACGGCCATGTGGCACGACGCCCAGGACGCCGCGCAGCGTTTCGCGCAGGAAGGCCAGGTCAGCGTGAAGTTCGCCGACCTGTGGCGCATCGACCCGATGCCCTTTCACCCCGAGCTGATCGAGCTGTGCGACGAGGCCATTGTCGAGACCGTGGAGGTCTCGCACCGCCTGCCGAGCGGTCCGCTGCACGACGCCGCCGAGGTGGCCCGCGCGGGCGTGCCGACCGTGATGCTGTTCGTGCAGAGCCTGTACGGCATCAGCCACAATAAGATCGAGGACACCCGAGAAGAGCACATTCTGGCAAGCGTCGAGGCCCTTGACCGCCTGGCGGACAAGGCCATGGCCTGGATTTCGGGCGCGCAGCATTCTGCCGTCAAGTCTCAGCCCCCTCAGGCGCAAGCGGCGGGCGACATCCAAGAGCTGCGCGCCGAAGGCTGA
- a CDS encoding PucR family transcriptional regulator produces MLPTLHEILDLPAFAGAEVLTGHGQLSQRVTWVHVSEVLDAHRFLSGGELLVSTGLELANADPHARVGFLHAIAQGGAHGLVLELVRGLRELPPEMTQAARLLDFPVVVFRSEVRFADLTKAAHARILRPSEEGGEEGGLQPVLAALLETGRAEAFLQAQLGPLLRLPLRPRATLISTLDALLMTHWSVAEVARKLGVRRQTVYYRLEQIRGMLGDLEDPRRHVALSLALELCRGDSRAVDFLQGGTLYRDTLNKDTLDRETLDRLSLEERLRSP; encoded by the coding sequence ATGCTGCCCACCCTGCACGAGATCCTCGATCTGCCCGCCTTCGCGGGCGCCGAGGTGCTGACCGGGCACGGGCAGCTGTCGCAGCGCGTCACCTGGGTTCACGTCAGCGAGGTGCTCGACGCTCACCGTTTCCTGTCGGGCGGGGAGCTGCTGGTCTCCACCGGCCTGGAACTCGCGAACGCCGATCCCCACGCGCGGGTGGGCTTCCTGCACGCCATCGCGCAGGGCGGCGCGCACGGACTGGTACTGGAACTCGTGCGGGGCCTGCGCGAACTGCCCCCTGAAATGACCCAGGCCGCGCGTCTGCTGGACTTCCCGGTGGTGGTGTTCCGCTCGGAGGTGCGCTTTGCAGACCTCACGAAGGCCGCTCACGCGCGTATCCTGCGGCCCAGCGAAGAGGGAGGGGAAGAGGGAGGTCTGCAGCCGGTCCTGGCCGCGCTGCTCGAAACCGGGCGGGCCGAGGCGTTCCTGCAGGCGCAGCTCGGGCCGCTGCTGCGCCTGCCGCTGCGGCCGCGGGCCACCCTGATCAGCACCCTGGACGCCCTGCTGATGACCCACTGGAGCGTCGCGGAAGTCGCGCGCAAGCTGGGCGTGCGCCGTCAGACGGTGTACTACCGCCTGGAGCAGATTCGCGGCATGCTGGGCGACCTCGAGGACCCCCGCAGGCACGTGGCGCTGTCGCTCGCATTGGAACTGTGCCGTGGAGACTCACGCGCCGTGGACTTTCTGCAGGGTGGCACCTTGTACAGGGACACCCTGAACAAGGACACTTTGGACCGGGAAACTTTGGACAGGCTGTCTCTTGAGGAGCGCCTGCGCTCGCCCTAG
- a CDS encoding aminotransferase class III-fold pyridoxal phosphate-dependent enzyme, translated as MPTPVPTPGGPDDSLDPVVRDNRDYTLFSWSVQSTSNPIHMAGAQGCWFWDGDGNRYLDFSSQLININVGHQHPKMLEAIKKQVDELCFAGPSFATGPRGQLGRKLAEVTGLAKSFYTLGGAEANENAMKIARLVTGRDKIITRYRSYHGATMGAMTASGDPRRWPVEPGVPNIVRVFDPYCYRCPFGKTPDSCGRECVTHIEEVIQMEGPHNIAAIMVEGITGSNGLLVPPDDYYPRLRALCDKYGILLIDDEVMSGFGRTGKWLATQHYGIKPDIVTCAKGLTSGYMPLGAVVVSQHIADYFEKNMLWGGLTYSGHPVSCAAAVANLNIYEEERIFEHVLELGAHLEERLLAMKHKYACVGDVRMKGLFSVLELVRDKATKEPLAPFNGTSPEMQKLAVHLKSQRLYAFSRFNMLWVCPPLVITRDELDFGLDIIEGALALVDDLIAVPVAADD; from the coding sequence ATGCCCACACCCGTACCCACGCCCGGCGGCCCTGACGACTCGCTCGACCCGGTGGTGCGCGACAACCGCGACTACACCCTCTTTTCCTGGTCGGTGCAGAGCACCTCGAATCCCATTCATATGGCCGGCGCCCAGGGCTGCTGGTTCTGGGACGGCGACGGCAACCGCTACCTGGACTTCTCCTCGCAGCTGATCAACATCAACGTCGGGCACCAGCACCCCAAGATGCTCGAGGCCATCAAGAAGCAGGTGGACGAGCTGTGCTTTGCCGGGCCGAGTTTCGCCACCGGTCCGCGCGGGCAGCTGGGCAGGAAGCTCGCCGAGGTGACCGGACTCGCCAAGAGCTTTTACACCCTGGGCGGCGCCGAGGCCAACGAGAACGCCATGAAGATCGCGCGGCTGGTGACGGGACGCGACAAGATCATCACCCGTTACCGTTCGTACCACGGCGCGACGATGGGCGCCATGACGGCGAGCGGTGACCCCCGGCGCTGGCCGGTCGAGCCGGGCGTGCCGAACATCGTGCGGGTCTTCGATCCCTACTGCTACCGCTGCCCCTTTGGCAAGACACCCGACAGCTGTGGCCGCGAATGCGTCACGCACATCGAGGAAGTCATTCAGATGGAAGGGCCGCACAACATCGCGGCCATCATGGTGGAAGGTATCACCGGCAGCAACGGCCTGCTGGTCCCGCCCGACGATTACTATCCCAGGCTGCGCGCCCTGTGCGACAAGTACGGCATCCTGCTCATCGACGACGAGGTCATGAGCGGCTTCGGGCGCACCGGCAAGTGGCTCGCCACGCAGCACTACGGAATCAAGCCCGACATCGTCACCTGCGCCAAAGGCCTCACGAGCGGCTACATGCCCCTCGGGGCAGTCGTGGTGTCGCAGCACATCGCCGATTACTTCGAGAAAAACATGCTGTGGGGCGGCCTGACCTACAGCGGACACCCGGTCAGCTGCGCCGCCGCCGTCGCGAACCTGAACATCTACGAGGAAGAGCGGATCTTCGAGCACGTGCTGGAACTCGGCGCGCACCTCGAAGAGCGCCTGCTGGCCATGAAGCACAAGTACGCCTGCGTCGGCGACGTGCGCATGAAGGGCCTGTTCAGTGTGCTGGAACTGGTGCGCGACAAGGCGACCAAGGAACCCCTGGCGCCCTTCAACGGCACCTCGCCCGAGATGCAGAAACTGGCCGTCCACCTCAAGAGCCAGCGCCTGTACGCCTTCAGCCGCTTCAACATGCTGTGGGTCTGCCCACCCCTGGTGATCACCCGCGACGAACTGGATTTCGGTCTCGACATCATCGAGGGCGCCCTCGCGCTGGTGGACGACCTGATCGCCGTACCGGTGGCCGCCGACGACTGA
- a CDS encoding CoA-acylating methylmalonate-semialdehyde dehydrogenase, translating into MTQTQDPPQPRDLVRINHWLGGQAVASTSGRSAPVFNPATGERAAHVDLASVEEVDEAVGIAAAAFPAWRATALSRRSEIMFKFRELLDHHRDDLARILTREHGKVHADALGEIARGLENVEFACGIPQLLKGGFSEGAARGVDVYSIRQPLGVVAGITPFNFPAMVPLWMLANALACGNTFILKPSEKDPSASLFIAELLQRAGLPDGVLNVVQGDKISVDRLLSHPDVAAVSFVGSTPIAKYVYETGTRNGKRVQALGGAKNHMVVLPDADLNMAADAAVSAAYGSAGERCMAVSVVVAVGDIAEPLVNAIAERLPRLKVGPGDQAESEMGPLISREHRDRVASYVAGAPDEGATVVVDGREHGVPGDGFFLGASLIDFAKPGMKCYDDEIFGPVLSVTRANSYEEALRLVNENEFGNGVALFTRDGGAARQFQFDVNVGMVGINVPIPVPVAYYSFGGWKASLFGDTHMYGPEGIQFYTRGKVVTSRWPDPASSSVDLGFPRTR; encoded by the coding sequence ATGACCCAGACTCAAGACCCACCACAACCGCGTGACCTCGTTCGCATCAACCACTGGCTGGGCGGGCAGGCGGTCGCTTCCACCTCGGGGCGCAGTGCGCCCGTCTTCAACCCCGCGACCGGGGAGCGTGCCGCGCACGTGGACCTGGCGTCGGTCGAGGAAGTCGACGAGGCCGTGGGCATCGCGGCGGCGGCTTTTCCAGCCTGGCGCGCGACGGCGCTCTCGCGCCGCTCCGAGATCATGTTCAAGTTCCGCGAGCTGCTCGATCATCACCGTGATGACCTGGCACGCATCCTGACGCGTGAGCACGGCAAGGTGCACGCGGACGCCCTGGGAGAAATCGCGCGTGGCCTCGAGAACGTCGAGTTCGCCTGCGGCATTCCGCAGCTGCTCAAGGGCGGCTTCAGTGAAGGCGCGGCGCGCGGAGTGGACGTGTACAGCATCCGCCAGCCGCTGGGGGTGGTGGCGGGCATCACGCCCTTCAATTTCCCGGCGATGGTGCCGCTGTGGATGCTCGCTAACGCGCTCGCCTGCGGCAACACCTTCATCCTCAAACCCAGCGAGAAGGACCCCAGCGCGAGCCTGTTCATCGCAGAGCTGCTCCAGCGCGCCGGGCTGCCCGACGGGGTGCTGAACGTCGTGCAGGGTGACAAGATCTCGGTGGACCGCCTGCTTTCGCACCCCGACGTCGCGGCGGTGTCCTTCGTGGGCAGCACGCCGATTGCGAAGTACGTGTACGAAACGGGTACCCGCAACGGCAAGCGCGTGCAGGCACTGGGCGGCGCCAAGAACCACATGGTGGTGCTGCCCGACGCGGACCTGAACATGGCCGCCGACGCGGCGGTGAGCGCCGCCTACGGCTCGGCCGGGGAGCGCTGTATGGCGGTCAGCGTGGTCGTGGCGGTGGGTGACATTGCCGAACCGCTCGTGAACGCCATTGCCGAGCGACTGCCAAGGCTGAAGGTCGGCCCCGGCGATCAGGCGGAAAGCGAGATGGGCCCCCTGATCTCGCGCGAGCACCGCGACAGGGTGGCCTCCTACGTGGCGGGAGCCCCCGACGAAGGCGCGACGGTCGTGGTGGACGGGCGCGAGCACGGCGTGCCGGGAGACGGCTTTTTCCTGGGCGCCTCGCTGATCGATTTTGCCAAGCCCGGCATGAAATGCTACGACGACGAGATTTTCGGACCCGTCCTGAGCGTCACGCGCGCCAACTCCTACGAGGAGGCGCTGCGGCTTGTGAACGAGAACGAGTTCGGCAATGGTGTGGCGCTCTTCACGCGCGACGGCGGCGCGGCGCGGCAGTTTCAGTTCGACGTCAACGTCGGCATGGTGGGCATCAACGTGCCGATTCCGGTGCCGGTGGCGTACTACAGCTTCGGCGGCTGGAAGGCCAGCCTGTTCGGGGACACCCACATGTACGGCCCGGAAGGCATCCAGTTCTATACCCGCGGCAAGGTCGTGACCAGCCGCTGGCCTGACCCGGCCAGCAGCAGCGTGGACCTGGGCTTCCCGCGCACCCGCTAA
- a CDS encoding type II toxin-antitoxin system HigB family toxin: protein MGMNVISKRPLQAFWEKHADAREPLEAWYKTIRSRDLVSFEDLRTTFPYVDHVGPDYLIFNIKGNRYRLITRVKYVAKTLWIKDVLTHDEYSAWTPGD from the coding sequence ATGGGCATGAACGTGATCTCCAAGCGACCCCTGCAGGCCTTCTGGGAGAAGCACGCCGATGCCAGGGAGCCCCTTGAGGCCTGGTACAAGACCATCCGGAGCCGCGACCTCGTGAGCTTCGAGGATCTGCGGACTACCTTTCCGTACGTCGACCACGTCGGCCCCGACTACCTGATCTTCAACATCAAGGGCAACCGCTACCGCCTGATCACCCGTGTCAAGTACGTCGCCAAGACCCTGTGGATCAAGGACGTGCTGACCCACGATGAATACAGCGCCTGGACCCCGGGCGACTGA
- a CDS encoding helix-turn-helix domain-containing protein: MHNDTIRATLSAWEQLDRLAHDVLTPIEGEGQYEVALTFVGVVWEQVEEDARHALTSLLQLLVERIGQYEELSVPIPDAPAHHVLAFLMEQRGVTQKEIEAATGIDQSNLSKLLRGKRELNTEQIVRLSAYFHVNPVVFLPRVG, from the coding sequence ATGCACAACGACACCATCCGCGCCACCCTCAGCGCCTGGGAGCAGCTCGACCGCCTCGCGCACGATGTTCTCACGCCCATCGAGGGTGAAGGGCAGTACGAAGTCGCGCTGACCTTTGTCGGCGTGGTCTGGGAGCAGGTCGAGGAGGACGCCCGGCACGCCCTGACCAGCCTGCTGCAGCTGCTCGTCGAGCGCATCGGTCAGTACGAAGAGCTGAGCGTGCCCATTCCCGACGCGCCCGCGCATCACGTGCTGGCCTTTCTGATGGAGCAGCGCGGCGTCACCCAGAAAGAAATCGAGGCCGCCACCGGCATCGACCAGAGCAACCTCAGCAAACTGCTGCGCGGCAAACGCGAACTGAACACCGAGCAGATCGTGCGCCTCAGCGCCTACTTTCACGTCAACCCCGTGGTGTTCCTGCCGAGGGTGGGGTAA
- a CDS encoding nucleoside hydrolase, with translation MTKIILDCDPGHDDAVAMLLALASPELQVLGITTVYGNVGLENTTHNALAVRELARSEVPVYAGADRPLVRERISAEAVHGASGLDGPLLPSPSRGVEEGHAVQFIIDSVLASPGEVTLVPTAALTNLALAMRLEPRIVPAIKEIVVMGGSLDSGNWTPSAEFNILCDPHAAKVVFGAGVPLVMFGLNATHQTPATPERVERFRQLGTRMGEFTAQLLEFFREHHEERYGWNGAPIHDACTVAYLLRPDLFRTASYFVDVEVNEGLAYGRTVCDVWRVTGRAPNAEVALDVNVEGFYDLLVERIGRYP, from the coding sequence GTGACCAAGATCATCCTGGACTGCGACCCCGGCCACGACGACGCGGTGGCCATGCTGCTGGCCCTGGCCAGCCCGGAACTGCAGGTGCTGGGCATCACGACGGTATACGGCAATGTCGGCCTCGAGAACACCACCCACAACGCCCTCGCCGTGCGTGAACTGGCCCGCTCGGAGGTGCCGGTCTACGCCGGGGCCGACCGCCCACTGGTCCGTGAGCGCATCAGCGCCGAGGCGGTGCACGGCGCCTCCGGGCTCGACGGCCCGCTCCTGCCTTCCCCCTCGCGTGGCGTCGAGGAGGGGCACGCCGTGCAGTTCATCATCGATTCGGTGCTGGCCAGTCCGGGCGAGGTCACCCTGGTCCCCACCGCAGCGCTCACCAACCTCGCGCTCGCCATGCGCCTGGAGCCGCGCATCGTTCCCGCCATCAAGGAAATTGTGGTGATGGGCGGCTCGCTGGACAGCGGCAACTGGACCCCGAGCGCCGAATTCAACATCCTGTGCGATCCGCACGCGGCCAAGGTGGTCTTCGGTGCGGGGGTGCCGCTGGTGATGTTCGGCCTGAACGCCACCCACCAGACGCCCGCCACGCCCGAGCGCGTGGAGCGCTTTCGGCAGCTTGGCACCAGGATGGGCGAGTTCACGGCGCAGCTGCTCGAATTCTTCCGTGAGCACCACGAGGAACGCTACGGCTGGAACGGCGCGCCGATTCACGACGCCTGCACGGTGGCCTACCTGCTGCGCCCGGACCTCTTCCGCACGGCGTCCTACTTCGTGGATGTCGAAGTCAACGAGGGCCTGGCCTACGGCCGCACAGTGTGCGACGTGTGGCGCGTCACAGGCCGCGCGCCCAACGCCGAGGTGGCGCTGGACGTGAACGTCGAGGGGTTTTACGATCTGCTCGTCGAGCGCATCGGCCGCTACCCCTGA